One Gelria sp. Kuro-4 DNA segment encodes these proteins:
- the rsmB gene encoding 16S rRNA (cytosine(967)-C(5))-methyltransferase RsmB encodes MAKARSARAVALEVLRRVEEGGAYANLLLPRALASSGLEARDRALATELVYGTVRTQGTLDWALSRWSSIPLDKLDPPVLAVLRLGAYQLLFTRVPARAACYTAVEQAKEVGHAGSAGFVNAVLRRLARERDRLSYPDLNKEPVRHIALKYFHPEWLVARWLERLGVEETIRLCRANNEVPPLTLRTNTVRISRSELVGYFEERGFAVGHFLYAPEALHLKEAGAVERLPGFSEGLFTVQDESSMLAAHALAPRAGERVLDACAGPGGKTTHLAELMGNAGEVTALDVHPHKVELVQAAAARLGLSIIQAEMGDARRLPEAYQGRFDRVLVDAPCSGTGVLRRRPDLRWHKSPEEIASLPPLQLAILTGAAAAVAPGGVLVYSTCSIEPEENLAVVRAFLAQNGAFRLEGLAPQLGRHLSAETLNQGYLQLYPHRHRVDGFFLARLRRQGR; translated from the coding sequence GTGGCAAAAGCGAGGTCGGCCCGGGCTGTGGCCTTGGAGGTGCTGCGGCGCGTGGAGGAGGGCGGGGCTTATGCCAACCTGCTGCTGCCGCGGGCCCTCGCTTCGAGCGGCCTGGAGGCGCGGGACCGCGCGCTGGCCACCGAATTAGTCTATGGGACGGTACGCACCCAGGGCACCCTGGACTGGGCTTTAAGCCGGTGGAGCAGTATTCCGCTGGACAAACTGGACCCGCCTGTGCTTGCGGTGCTCCGGCTGGGGGCCTACCAGCTCCTTTTCACGCGCGTCCCTGCCCGGGCGGCGTGTTACACGGCGGTGGAACAGGCCAAAGAGGTGGGCCACGCCGGCAGTGCCGGGTTCGTCAACGCCGTGCTACGGCGGTTGGCCCGTGAGCGGGACCGGCTGAGCTACCCTGACCTGAACAAAGAGCCGGTGCGGCACATCGCCTTGAAGTACTTTCACCCGGAGTGGCTGGTCGCCCGCTGGTTGGAGCGGCTCGGGGTGGAAGAGACCATCCGCCTCTGCCGGGCGAACAACGAGGTACCACCCCTGACGCTGAGGACGAACACTGTCCGCATCAGCCGCAGCGAACTGGTGGGCTACTTTGAAGAGCGAGGTTTTGCCGTGGGCCACTTCTTGTACGCGCCCGAAGCCCTGCACCTGAAAGAAGCAGGTGCGGTGGAGCGCCTGCCGGGCTTCAGCGAGGGGCTCTTCACGGTGCAGGATGAAAGCTCGATGCTGGCGGCCCACGCGCTGGCTCCCCGGGCGGGAGAACGGGTGCTGGATGCCTGCGCCGGCCCCGGCGGCAAGACCACGCACCTGGCCGAACTCATGGGCAATGCGGGGGAGGTTACGGCTCTCGACGTGCACCCGCACAAGGTTGAACTCGTTCAGGCCGCCGCCGCCCGCCTGGGTCTTAGTATTATCCAGGCCGAGATGGGCGATGCCCGCCGGCTTCCTGAGGCCTACCAGGGTCGCTTCGACCGGGTGCTGGTGGACGCGCCCTGCTCCGGGACCGGCGTGCTGCGGCGCCGCCCGGACCTGCGCTGGCATAAGTCGCCGGAGGAGATTGCCTCCCTGCCGCCGCTGCAGCTGGCCATCTTGACCGGGGCTGCCGCTGCGGTGGCCCCCGGCGGTGTCCTCGTTTACAGCACCTGCAGTATCGAGCCGGAAGAGAACCTGGCGGTGGTCAGGGCTTTTCTGGCGCAAAACGGCGCCTTTCGGCTGGAGGGCCTTGCGCCGCAGCTGGGGCGGCACCTGTCCGCCGAGACTTTGAACCAGGGTTATCTACAGCTTTATCCCCACCGGCACCGGGTGGACGGCTTTTTCCTGGCCCGCCTGCGCCGGCAAGGGAGGTGA
- the def gene encoding peptide deformylase, whose product MDTLKIRLYGDPVLREKAQPVDRVDAGVKRILAAMLRTMYAAEGVGLAGPQVGVLKCLVVIDVGEGPLELINPEIIAREGTQDGVEGCLSLPGLVGDVVRSEKVTVRALDARGREREIVGEGLLARALQHEIDHLDGILFVDKARNLRPAQSEGEMDEGQGGR is encoded by the coding sequence ATGGATACCCTAAAGATTCGCCTTTACGGTGACCCAGTGCTGCGCGAGAAGGCCCAGCCCGTTGACCGCGTGGATGCCGGGGTGAAGCGGATCCTGGCCGCCATGCTGCGTACCATGTATGCGGCGGAAGGAGTAGGCCTGGCTGGACCGCAGGTGGGAGTGCTCAAGTGCCTGGTAGTGATCGATGTGGGTGAAGGACCGCTGGAGCTGATCAACCCGGAGATCATCGCCCGGGAAGGTACCCAGGACGGGGTCGAGGGTTGCCTCAGCCTGCCCGGGCTGGTGGGCGACGTGGTGCGCAGCGAGAAGGTGACGGTGCGGGCCCTGGATGCCCGGGGCCGGGAACGCGAAATCGTTGGGGAAGGGCTTCTGGCCCGGGCTCTGCAGCATGAAATCGATCACCTGGACGGGATCCTTTTTGTCGACAAGGCCCGCAACCTGCGCCCGGCCCAGAGCGAAGGAGAAATGGATGAAGGCCAGGGGGGAAGATAA
- a CDS encoding DUF6391 domain-containing protein, whose protein sequence is MPLLLFFLFLIVFFPWLILPLAAFFLLNLLLLPFGFTLRSLWNFFTVPGELARIALNPNLRKNHALEHATINVLEERFGPQHLAGNAAEDGFYIHGAADPRLIEEAAQIGYGRLVAGERHLAIHKRCGTTIAAANFVASAVFLLLLLTSGHFNLLNVILALAVANLSGPLLGDFLQAHLTTNWDVRDRVIVGVEYSPERPAFVSWGWQVLPTEFFVRTRRLV, encoded by the coding sequence GTGCCGCTCCTTCTCTTTTTTCTCTTCCTCATCGTCTTTTTCCCCTGGCTGATTTTACCCCTGGCCGCGTTCTTTCTCCTGAATCTGCTCCTTTTGCCCTTTGGCTTTACGCTGCGCTCTCTGTGGAACTTTTTTACCGTCCCCGGTGAGCTTGCGCGTATCGCCCTGAACCCGAACCTGCGGAAGAATCATGCCCTGGAGCATGCCACCATCAACGTCCTGGAAGAACGCTTTGGACCGCAGCACCTCGCTGGTAACGCAGCGGAGGACGGCTTTTACATCCACGGGGCGGCCGACCCGCGCCTCATTGAAGAGGCGGCGCAGATCGGCTACGGGCGCCTGGTGGCGGGCGAGCGGCATCTGGCCATTCACAAACGCTGTGGAACAACCATTGCCGCCGCCAATTTTGTCGCTTCGGCGGTGTTCCTGTTGCTGCTTTTGACCAGCGGGCACTTTAATCTGCTCAATGTCATCCTGGCCCTGGCCGTTGCCAATTTAAGCGGGCCGCTGCTGGGGGACTTCCTGCAGGCGCATCTCACCACAAACTGGGACGTGCGCGACCGCGTGATTGTCGGGGTGGAGTACAGCCCAGAGCGCCCGGCGTTTGTTTCCTGGGGTTGGCAGGTCCTGCCGACGGAGTTTTTCGTGCGCACCCGGCGGCTGGTCTAA
- the rlmN gene encoding 23S rRNA (adenine(2503)-C(2))-methyltransferase RlmN, whose translation MEKTALKGLSREEAAALLGSWGEPRYRAAQLYTWLYRRLARSYAEMTDLPAELRARLADKTELNAVTVTRREFSQATGTVKLLFSLRDGQAVEGVLMRYRNWFSACISSQAGCRMGCRFCASTLGGLARNLEAAEMVDEVVALAREARAQGGRVRSVVLMGTGEPLDNYEAVLHFIHLIAQPEGLGIGYRHISLSTCGLVPGIRRLAREGLPLTLSVSLHAPTDELRSRLMPVNRRYALPELLAACREYAALTGRRVTFEYALIAGVNDSARQARALAQLVGGLSAHVNLIPLNPVAERGLARPDRRRITAFAAILRARGVPTTVRRELGTDISAACGQLRHRVLGEEGRA comes from the coding sequence GTGGAAAAGACCGCTCTCAAAGGCCTAAGCCGGGAAGAGGCGGCCGCACTGCTCGGCTCCTGGGGTGAGCCGCGCTACCGCGCCGCCCAGCTCTACACCTGGCTGTACCGGCGGCTGGCCCGGTCGTACGCCGAGATGACCGACCTTCCCGCCGAACTGCGCGCGCGCCTGGCGGACAAGACGGAGTTGAACGCCGTTACCGTAACCCGCCGCGAGTTTTCCCAGGCCACCGGTACGGTGAAGCTCCTCTTTTCTTTGCGCGACGGCCAGGCGGTGGAGGGAGTGCTGATGCGCTACCGCAACTGGTTCAGCGCCTGCATCTCCTCCCAGGCGGGGTGCCGCATGGGCTGCCGCTTCTGCGCCTCGACTCTGGGGGGCCTGGCCCGCAACCTGGAGGCGGCGGAGATGGTGGACGAGGTGGTGGCGCTGGCGCGGGAGGCGCGCGCCCAGGGCGGCCGGGTGCGCAGCGTGGTGCTCATGGGCACCGGCGAACCCTTGGACAACTACGAGGCCGTGCTGCACTTCATCCACCTCATCGCCCAGCCGGAGGGCCTGGGGATCGGCTACCGCCACATTTCACTCTCGACCTGTGGGTTGGTGCCGGGGATCCGCCGCTTGGCCCGCGAAGGGCTGCCCTTAACCCTTTCCGTTTCCCTGCACGCCCCCACAGATGAACTGCGCAGCCGGCTGATGCCGGTGAACCGGCGCTATGCCCTCCCCGAGCTCCTGGCGGCCTGCCGCGAGTACGCCGCCTTAACCGGGCGGCGGGTGACCTTTGAGTACGCCCTCATCGCCGGAGTAAACGATTCCGCACGGCAGGCCCGCGCGCTGGCCCAACTCGTGGGGGGGCTTTCGGCCCACGTCAACCTTATACCGCTCAACCCGGTGGCCGAACGGGGGCTGGCGCGCCCGGACCGGCGGCGCATCACGGCGTTTGCTGCGATCCTGCGGGCCCGGGGAGTACCGACCACGGTGCGGCGTGAACTGGGCACCGACATCTCC
- a CDS encoding DUF116 domain-containing protein translates to MLARKRLILGIALSLLLALTGFTAGLWHVFFHGLDGLSRLVFFGLGVFFAIVILTAFLGLVGVVLIILRHRPFPFLERPVSILITRLLPLVMYLGRLFHVAKEKLERSFIEINNALVRTRQVAVAPSRLLILAPHCLQYSGCPHKITMDVNNCRLCGRCQVKDLVLLARELGVNLAVVTGGTLARKRVEELRPRAVVAVACERDLTSGLQDVYPLPALGILNQRPYGPCVDTRVDIERVRQAVLDLIGRPAAKGAV, encoded by the coding sequence ATGCTGGCGAGGAAAAGGCTCATTCTCGGAATCGCGCTCAGCCTGCTCCTGGCGCTCACCGGGTTCACCGCCGGGCTTTGGCATGTGTTTTTCCACGGATTGGACGGGCTGTCGCGGCTGGTGTTCTTCGGCCTGGGGGTTTTCTTTGCCATCGTCATTTTGACGGCTTTCCTGGGACTTGTCGGCGTGGTGCTCATCATCCTCCGGCACCGGCCGTTTCCCTTCCTGGAGCGGCCGGTGAGCATCCTGATCACGCGCTTACTGCCCCTGGTGATGTACCTGGGCCGGCTCTTCCATGTGGCCAAGGAAAAACTGGAACGCTCGTTCATCGAGATTAACAACGCCCTGGTCAGGACGCGCCAGGTGGCGGTGGCGCCCTCCCGGCTTCTCATTTTGGCCCCCCACTGCCTGCAGTATTCAGGCTGCCCGCACAAGATCACCATGGACGTCAACAACTGCCGGTTGTGCGGGCGCTGTCAGGTGAAGGACCTGGTGCTCCTGGCGCGGGAGCTGGGCGTTAACCTGGCGGTGGTCACCGGGGGAACCCTGGCCCGCAAACGGGTGGAGGAACTGCGGCCGCGGGCGGTGGTGGCGGTGGCCTGTGAACGGGACCTCACCAGCGGGCTGCAGGATGTCTATCCTTTGCCGGCCTTGGGGATTCTAAACCAACGCCCCTACGGCCCCTGCGTGGACACCCGCGTGGACATCGAACGGGTACGGCAGGCGGTGCTGGATCTCATCGGCCGCCCGGCGGCAAAGGGGGCGGTGTAG
- the fmt gene encoding methionyl-tRNA formyltransferase, with product MRLIFMGTPAFAVPSLDKLAAAGFEIAAVVTQPDRPRGRGQRLLPSPVKEQALALGLTVLQPPKVREPAFIAQLKELAPDLILVVAFGQILPPALLDLPPLGCVNLHASLLPRLRGAAPIQWALLNGDALTGVTTMYMAPALDTGDIILQEEEAIRDDDTAGTLAARLAARGAELLLTTVRAIRAGQAPRRPQDEAEATYAPPLTRADEVLDWQEPALALARRVRALNPQPGAVTRVAGKAVKIWRARPVQEAAGEPGRVLAVKGGGGILVGSGAGALLVEEVQPAGRRAMPATAFASGYRVAEGDVWGR from the coding sequence ATGCGGCTCATCTTTATGGGAACACCTGCCTTTGCCGTGCCCTCTCTGGACAAACTGGCCGCGGCGGGCTTTGAGATCGCCGCGGTGGTCACCCAGCCGGATCGCCCGCGCGGGCGCGGGCAGCGGCTGCTCCCTTCGCCGGTGAAGGAGCAGGCCTTGGCCCTGGGCCTGACCGTCCTGCAGCCGCCCAAGGTGCGCGAGCCGGCTTTTATCGCGCAGCTGAAGGAGCTGGCACCAGATCTTATCCTGGTGGTTGCGTTCGGGCAGATACTGCCGCCTGCCCTGCTTGACCTGCCGCCTTTGGGCTGCGTCAACCTGCATGCCTCCTTGCTGCCGCGCCTGCGCGGCGCGGCTCCCATCCAGTGGGCGCTCTTAAACGGTGATGCGCTGACGGGGGTGACCACCATGTACATGGCCCCGGCCCTGGATACGGGGGACATCATCCTGCAGGAAGAGGAAGCGATTCGCGACGATGATACGGCCGGCACCCTGGCCGCCCGGCTGGCGGCGCGCGGGGCGGAGCTGCTGCTTACCACTGTGCGCGCCATCCGGGCCGGGCAGGCGCCGCGGCGGCCGCAGGACGAGGCGGAGGCCACCTACGCGCCGCCGCTCACGCGGGCAGACGAGGTGCTTGACTGGCAGGAGCCCGCCCTCGCTTTGGCGCGGCGGGTGCGCGCCCTTAACCCGCAGCCGGGCGCCGTGACCCGGGTGGCCGGCAAAGCGGTTAAGATCTGGCGGGCGCGCCCGGTGCAAGAAGCGGCGGGGGAGCCGGGCCGGGTGCTCGCCGTCAAGGGCGGCGGCGGTATCTTGGTCGGGAGCGGGGCCGGCGCGCTGCTGGTGGAGGAGGTGCAGCCGGCCGGCAGGCGGGCGATGCCGGCGACGGCGTTCGCCAGCGGCTACCGGGTTGCAGAAGGCGATGTTTGGGGCCGCTGA